A genomic stretch from Antarcticibacterium flavum includes:
- a CDS encoding alpha/beta hydrolase — protein MKQTITIILIAAIMNTVYAQSPQKELQLNPFGLVYADAIIENVKGKVNIHPVTYKINNIEIAANVYTPANFDPSNKYPAIVIAHPNGGVKEQVAGLYAQRLAEQGYITIVADAAYQGASGGTPRNVDKPVHRIEDIHAMADYITQHGGVDKDRLGLLGICGGGGYSLKAAQADKRFKTIATLSMFNSGVVRRNGFMNSQLPSIQERLKEASDARALEAAGGEVKYAADIEWSDEMADKMPFDLYREGHYYYHRTHAHPNSTFRYTMSSLMDLMRFDASTNMNLITQPLLMIAGSKADTFYMTDDAFNKARNAKNKELLLINGATHIETYWKPEYVSQAVNKLTDFFSKYLGTNDNKEKNI, from the coding sequence ATGAAACAAACAATCACAATAATTTTAATAGCAGCAATAATGAATACCGTATATGCTCAATCCCCTCAAAAGGAACTTCAATTAAATCCTTTTGGATTGGTATATGCTGACGCCATTATTGAAAATGTCAAGGGGAAGGTAAACATCCATCCTGTGACTTATAAGATTAATAATATTGAAATAGCAGCCAATGTTTACACCCCTGCAAATTTTGATCCCTCCAATAAGTATCCCGCAATAGTCATTGCACATCCTAACGGGGGTGTAAAAGAGCAGGTTGCGGGTTTATATGCACAACGATTAGCAGAACAGGGTTACATTACTATTGTAGCAGATGCAGCTTATCAGGGTGCAAGTGGCGGTACCCCTCGAAATGTTGATAAGCCCGTACATCGTATTGAAGATATCCACGCTATGGCCGATTATATTACCCAACATGGAGGTGTGGACAAGGATAGATTAGGACTGCTGGGCATTTGTGGTGGTGGAGGATATTCTTTAAAAGCGGCACAGGCAGACAAAAGGTTTAAAACGATTGCCACATTGAGCATGTTTAATTCGGGAGTGGTAAGGCGCAATGGTTTTATGAACTCACAATTACCAAGCATTCAGGAGCGATTAAAGGAAGCATCAGATGCCCGGGCGTTAGAAGCTGCCGGAGGTGAAGTAAAGTACGCTGCTGATATAGAGTGGTCCGATGAAATGGCAGACAAAATGCCGTTTGATTTATATCGAGAAGGCCACTACTACTATCACAGAACACACGCACACCCCAATTCAACCTTCAGGTATACGATGAGCAGTTTGATGGATTTAATGAGATTTGATGCCAGTACTAATATGAACCTAATCACTCAACCCTTACTAATGATCGCCGGAAGCAAAGCAGATACATTTTATATGACAGATGATGCTTTTAATAAAGCTCGTAATGCCAAAAATAAAGAGCTACTTCTAATTAATGGAGCTACTCATATAGAAACATACTGGAAACCAGAATATGTATCGCAGGCGGTTAACAAACTAACTGATTTCTTCAGTAAATACCTTGGAACAAATGACAATAAAGAGAAAAATATTTAA